One part of the Tachysurus fulvidraco isolate hzauxx_2018 chromosome 23, HZAU_PFXX_2.0, whole genome shotgun sequence genome encodes these proteins:
- the snx21 gene encoding sorting nexin-21 → MATKLLDRLRRSLFKEGELQVDADDTDDFPESSELEDDTDSISARLSGTLCFDGDGVLDSEEAAETSGPDSDSDCFTESIDNACSSTDISPTGPSLKGSSMLTRQLQESWRNLRARCVLEKLLFEVTDASVVQEANSKYVLYTIHIILSGTFDKAPAVIARRYSDFERLHHLLRRHHREAMEGVHFPRKKLRRNFAAETIGKRSRSFEQYLSHLHSLTEVRASPAFLEFFYLGELRRGLMLVCSGRYEEALSTLVNALHLQEKLDSPHKIHQLFTHSAVASCYQELERLSEAQEHCEQALNKLVPLIDLQKSPQKLHPLLVPLLQTNVRLCWKISKDKRRWEALLLEIQALGIDVENQPDLKECIVKENLLESEG, encoded by the exons ATGGCCACCAAGCTGCTGGACAGACTTCGTCGCTCGCTGTTCAAAGAAGGAGAGCTTCAGGTGGACGCAGATGACACTGATGACTTTCCAGAAAGCTCGGAACTTGAGGATGACACTGACAGTATTTCAGCCAGGCTTAGTGGGACACTCTGCTTTGACGGTGATGGTGTTCTGGATTCAGAAGAGGCAGCCGAAACATCTGGCCCAGACAGTGATTCAGACTGCTTCACAGAGTCCATAGATAACGCATGCAGCAGCACAG ATATAAGCCCCACTGGCCCGTCTCTGAAGGGCTCCAGCATGCTCACCCGACAGCTACAGGAGAGCTGGAGAAATCTGCGTGCTCGCTGTGTGTTGGAAAAGCTTCTTTTTGAAGTGACTGATGCTAGCGTAGTGCAAGAGGCAAACTCCAAATATGTG CTTTACACAATTCATATCATCCTGTCTGGCACATTTGACAAAGCCCCTGCAGTCATTGCACGTCGCTACTCTGATTTTGAGCGGCTTCACCATCTCCTGCGCAGGCATCACAGAGAAGCAATGGAAGGAGTCCACTTTCCACGCAAGAAGCTGCGCCGAAATTTTGCAGCCGAAACCATTGGCAAGAGGAGCCGTTCTTTCGAACAGTATCTCTCTCACCTGCACTCGCTCACTGAGGTGCGAGCTTCACCTGCTTTCCTGGAGTTCTTTTACCTGGGCGAGCTGCGCAGAGGGCTGATGCTGGTGTGTTCTGGTCGCTACGAGGAAGCGCTGAGCACTCTTGTTAACGCACTGCACCTCCAGGAGAAACTGGACTCACCACACAAAATTCACCAACTCTTCACACACTCTGCGGTGGCGAGTTGCTACCAAGAGCTAGAGAGGCTGAGCGAGGCACAGGAGCACTGTGAGCAAGCTCTCAACAAACTGGTTCCCTTGATAGACCTGCAAAAGTCACCACAAAAACTCCACCCATTGCTTGTGCCACTTCTGCAGACCAATGTCCGGCTGTGCTGGAAGATTTCCAAGGACAAGCGACGCTGGGAGGCGCTACTGCTTGAGATCCAAGCGCTCGGTATTGATGTTGAGAATCAGCCTGATTTGAAGGAGTGTATAGTTAAAGAGAACCTTTTGGAAAGTGAGGGATAG
- the haus8 gene encoding HAUS augmin-like complex subunit 8 isoform X1 translates to MATKKTQSVRKVLKTSSQDSSNLTSVSDDSCGNNSGAKRKAKPSGTIVKSRYMQTEKKTVVKKTPNESVLVPPRPASPKVGSGHKHRFGTPPRRTLHAPPDQNSVCKFVKTNVIPGLLESSSLGGNVLQSTVLDGHCMRPDFDLSVIKENTSPASQPSAVDPSAKKRNLELETFLLAFLTAKIENNTHKLKEEAERNLFTLMEEEEKLRSKIMNKKQQCLLLKKQQQLNDLLDMQIVALTPVAETAQQFTEEYKTFASAIDTTRHELPIKNLHVEENREEFLDKALVCLNQSQCILEKYMKDVSTEGESTAACLKEIKSAAHEINQHLLSTSSDLLELSSLVSQEKVLVQQSLEEDKIGFNTVQSLFSD, encoded by the exons ATGGCAACTAAAAAGACGCAATCTGTCCGGAAAGTGCTGAAAACTTCCTCACAAGACTCCTCTAA ttTGACATCTGTAAGTGATGACAGCTGTGGAAACAACAGTGGAGCAAAAAGAAAAGCCAAAC cTTCAGGGACAATTGTGAAGTCTCGTTATATGCAGACTGAAAAGAAGACTGTTGTAAAg AAAACACCAAATGAGTCTGTCCTTGTGCCACCCAGACCTGCTTCACCTAAAGTTGGTAGTGGCCACAAACACAGATTTGGCACACCGCCGAGACGGACATTACATGCTCCGCCTGATCAGAATTCCGTGTGTAAGTTTGTGAAAACAAATG TAATACCCGGCCTTTTAGAGTCATCAAGTCTTGGTGGAAATGTCTTACAGTCAACTGTCCTGGATGGTCACTGCATGCGTCCAGACTTTGATCTCTCCGTCATTAAAG AAAATACATCACCAGCATCACAACCAAGTGCAGTGGACCCCAGTGCTAAAAAAAGGAACCTGGAGTTAGAAACATTCCTGCTGGCCTTCCTCACTGCTAAG ATcgaaaacaacacacacaaacttaagGAAGAAGCAGAAAGAAACCTCTTCACTCtgatggaagaagaggaaaagcTGCGCTCAAAAATCATGAACAAGAAGCAGCAGTGTCTTCTTCTCaaaaagcagcagcagctcaaTGATTTACTCGACATGCAG ATTGTCGCGCTAACACCTGTCGCTGAAACCGCTCAGCAATTCACAGAGGAGTACAAGACGTTTGCGTCGGCCATAGACACAACGCGGCACGAGCTACCTATAAAGAACTTACATGTTGAAGAGAATAGAGAGGAGTTTCTGG ATAAAGCGCTTGTCTGTCTAAATCAGAGTCAATGTATCTTGGAGAAGTACATGAAAGACGTTTCCACCGAAGGAGAAAGCACTGCAGCATGtcttaaagagataaaaagtgCAGCACATGAGATTAACCAGCATCTGCTGAG tacatCTTCTGATCTGTTAGAACTGTCCTCACTAGTGAGTCAGGAAAAGGTGCTGGTCCAGCAGAGTTTGGAGGAAGATAAGATTGGATTTAATACAGTACAAAGTCTCTTTTCAGATTAA
- the pigt gene encoding GPI transamidase component PIG-T: protein MAPRKWAWSAVFIWIFVSLILTCKCDHVENSNESDRGDEVDQHVEESRNEEVQAEHETDAAFKGTDAESGMNDNKSFTTKDTFQEELVIRPLHSGDIYASFQFRTQLETDFLQGKKVSHYRLFPKSLGQVLSKFSVRELHISFTQGYWRTMQWGQPFIPAPPGAELWVWFHDTVLDVDENWKELTNVLSGIFCASLNFIDSTNTVEPSASFKPLGLGNVTDHRFLRYATLPREIVCTENLTPWKKLLPCGSKAGLAVLMKSEKLFHSSFHSEAVHIRPICKDRQCSDTAWELRQTLSVVFDLYTSGQGKKDWSLFKMFSRTLTEACPLASSSKIYVDVTDNPEGELFDLSPATPTLDTTVVLGDRRTYAVYDLTKAETFGQLRSLNLLMRWKGEGGDMLRPMLHAERYVAGFGLQNGEIHTLIYNNHPYRAFPVLLLESVPWYLRLYIHTLTITSKSRENKPSYIHYQPSKDRLRPHLLEMLVQLPPHSVTEVTVQFERALLKWTEYTPDPNHGFYVGSSVISALVPSAVAMDINSTQERPLFSSFFHTKEESSYFVRVYTEPLLVNLPTPDFSMPYNVICLTCTVVAVAYGSFYNLLTRTFQVEESSLPLAKRLANVIRRIRGVPPL, encoded by the exons ATGGCGCCGCGCAAGTGGGCTTGGTCTGCGGTGTTTATTTGGATATTTGTCAGTCTAATCCTTACTTGTAAATGTGACCATGTGGAAAACTCAAACGAGTCAGACAGAGGAGATGAAGTCGACCAGCACGTTGAAGAAAGCAGAAATGAGGAGGTTCAGGCTGAACACGAGACAGACGCTGCGTTTAAAGGCACCGACGCTGAATCTGGGATGAATGATAACAAATCTTTCACAACTAAAGACACCTTTCAGGAGGAACTAGTGATTCGTCCCCTTCATTCAGGAGACATCTATGCGAGTTTCCAGTTTCGCACACAATTGGAAACGGATTTTTTACAAGGAAAGAAAG TGTCCCATTACCGGCTCTTCCCAAAGTCCCTGGGCCAGGTGCTGTCAAAATTCTCAGTGCGAGAGCTTCACATCTCCTTCACCCAGGGCTACTGGAGAACCATGCAGTGGGGGCAGCCGTTCATTCCTGCTCCTCCTGGAGCCGAGCTCTGGGTTTGGTTCCACGACACAGTGCTGGA tgttgaTGAGAACTGGAAGGAGCTCACCAATGTTCTGTCAGGCATCTTCTGTGCTTCTTTAAATTTCATTGACTCAACCAACACTGTGGAGCCTAGTGCCTCTTTCAAACCCCTGGGACTGGGAAATG taactGATCATCGTTTCCTTCGTTACGCCACATTGCCAAGGGAAATTGTGTGTACAGAGAATCTGACCCCTTGGAAGAAGCTTCTTCCTTGTGGCTCCAAG GCTGGTCTAGCAGTGCTGATGAAGTCGGAGAAGCTTTTCCACAGCAGTTTTCACTCAGAGGCTGTGCATATAAGGCCCATCTGTAAG GATCGGCAGTGTTCAGACACAGCATGGGAACTAAGACAGACCCTAAGTGTAGTGTTTGATCTCTACACCTCTGGCCAAGGCAAAAAGG ATTGGTCCCTTTTCAAGATGTTCTCTCGCACTCTGACCGAGGCTTGTCCTCTAGCATCTTCTAGCAAAATCTATGTGGATGTCACAGACAACCCTGAG GGTGAGCTGTTTGACCTGAGCCCAGCCACACCTACCCTTGACACCACTGTTGTTCTGGGGGATCGCAGGACTTATGCTGTGTATGATCTAACCAAAGCAGAGACTTTTGGCCAGCTACGTTCTCTCAATCTCTTAATGCGCTGGAAAGGAGAAGGCG GAGACATGCTACGTCCAATGCTCCACGCAGAGCGCTATGTGGCAGGGTTTGGACTCCAGAATGGCGAGATACACACTCTAATCTATAACAATCATCCATACCGAGCTTTCCCTGTTCTCCTGCTGGAGTCAGTGCCGTGGTATCTGCGACtatatattcacacactcaccatcacCAGCAAGTCACGGGAAAACAAGCCAA GCTACATTCACTACCAACCGTCAAAAGACCGCTTGCGTCCTCATCTTCTCGAGATGCTCGTGCAGTTACCCCCTCATTCTGTCACTGAGGTGACGGTGCAGTTTGAAAGAGCCCTGCTAAAATGGACAGAATACACTCCGGATCCTAACCATGGTTTCTATGTCGG ATCATCTGTGATAAGTGCTCTTGTGCCAAGCGCTGTCGCTATGGACATCAACAGCACTCAGGAACGTCCGCTTTTCAGCAGCTT TTTCCATACCAAAGAGGAGTCAAGCTACTTTGTGCGTGTCTACACGGAGCCTTTGCTGGTTAATTTGCCAACACCTGATTTCAGCATGCCCTATAATGTCATCTGTCTTACTTGCACGGTTGTGGCTGTGGCCTACGGCTCTTTCTACAACCTACTGACCCGCACCTTCCAGGTGGAAGAATCGAGCCTGCCGCTAGCTAAACGCCTAGCCAACGTTATCCGCCGTATTCGGGGAGTACCACCGCTGTGA
- the wfdc2 gene encoding WAP four-disulfide core domain protein 3 — protein sequence MKLKLLSVFTVVLLTLHEWPNQSKGAAALTCTVKPGICPRRTWGSGMCAEYCTKDNDCPNEEKCCHNGCGHECISPYTVKPGRCPMPKGTPMCAEYCYHDGECPGEQKCCRTTCGHACSEPC from the exons ATGAAGCTGAAGCTCCtctctgtgtttactgttgtgCTCTTAACCCTGCACGAATGGCCGAATCAGAGCAAAGGAGCCGCAGCACTTACCTGCACAG TTAAACCAGGAATCTGTCCTCGACGGACATGGGGATCGGGCATGTGTGCTGAATACTGCACTAAGGACAACGACTGTCCCAATGAGGAGAAATGCTGCCATAACGGATGTGGGCACGAGTGCATCAGCCCTTATACAG TGAAGCCTGGACGATGCCCTATGCCTAAGGGGACCCCGATGTGTGCAGAGTATTGCTATCATGATGGAGAGTGTCCCGGAGAGCAGAAGTGCTGCAGGACTACATGTGGCCATGCTTGTAGTGAACCCTGCTAA
- the haus8 gene encoding HAUS augmin-like complex subunit 8 isoform X2, which yields MATKKTQSVRKVLKTSSQDSSNLTSVSDDSCGNNSGAKRKAKPSGTIVKSRYMQTEKKTVVKKTPNESVLVPPRPASPKVGSGHKHRFGTPPRRTLHAPPDQNSVSVIPGLLESSSLGGNVLQSTVLDGHCMRPDFDLSVIKENTSPASQPSAVDPSAKKRNLELETFLLAFLTAKIENNTHKLKEEAERNLFTLMEEEEKLRSKIMNKKQQCLLLKKQQQLNDLLDMQIVALTPVAETAQQFTEEYKTFASAIDTTRHELPIKNLHVEENREEFLDKALVCLNQSQCILEKYMKDVSTEGESTAACLKEIKSAAHEINQHLLSTSSDLLELSSLVSQEKVLVQQSLEEDKIGFNTVQSLFSD from the exons ATGGCAACTAAAAAGACGCAATCTGTCCGGAAAGTGCTGAAAACTTCCTCACAAGACTCCTCTAA ttTGACATCTGTAAGTGATGACAGCTGTGGAAACAACAGTGGAGCAAAAAGAAAAGCCAAAC cTTCAGGGACAATTGTGAAGTCTCGTTATATGCAGACTGAAAAGAAGACTGTTGTAAAg AAAACACCAAATGAGTCTGTCCTTGTGCCACCCAGACCTGCTTCACCTAAAGTTGGTAGTGGCCACAAACACAGATTTGGCACACCGCCGAGACGGACATTACATGCTCCGCCTGATCAGAATTCCGTGT CAGTAATACCCGGCCTTTTAGAGTCATCAAGTCTTGGTGGAAATGTCTTACAGTCAACTGTCCTGGATGGTCACTGCATGCGTCCAGACTTTGATCTCTCCGTCATTAAAG AAAATACATCACCAGCATCACAACCAAGTGCAGTGGACCCCAGTGCTAAAAAAAGGAACCTGGAGTTAGAAACATTCCTGCTGGCCTTCCTCACTGCTAAG ATcgaaaacaacacacacaaacttaagGAAGAAGCAGAAAGAAACCTCTTCACTCtgatggaagaagaggaaaagcTGCGCTCAAAAATCATGAACAAGAAGCAGCAGTGTCTTCTTCTCaaaaagcagcagcagctcaaTGATTTACTCGACATGCAG ATTGTCGCGCTAACACCTGTCGCTGAAACCGCTCAGCAATTCACAGAGGAGTACAAGACGTTTGCGTCGGCCATAGACACAACGCGGCACGAGCTACCTATAAAGAACTTACATGTTGAAGAGAATAGAGAGGAGTTTCTGG ATAAAGCGCTTGTCTGTCTAAATCAGAGTCAATGTATCTTGGAGAAGTACATGAAAGACGTTTCCACCGAAGGAGAAAGCACTGCAGCATGtcttaaagagataaaaagtgCAGCACATGAGATTAACCAGCATCTGCTGAG tacatCTTCTGATCTGTTAGAACTGTCCTCACTAGTGAGTCAGGAAAAGGTGCTGGTCCAGCAGAGTTTGGAGGAAGATAAGATTGGATTTAATACAGTACAAAGTCTCTTTTCAGATTAA
- the haus8 gene encoding HAUS augmin-like complex subunit 8 isoform X4 → MSLSLCHPDLLHLKLVVATNTDLAHRRDGHYMLRLIRIPCVILITLKLPSAVIPGLLESSSLGGNVLQSTVLDGHCMRPDFDLSVIKENTSPASQPSAVDPSAKKRNLELETFLLAFLTAKIENNTHKLKEEAERNLFTLMEEEEKLRSKIMNKKQQCLLLKKQQQLNDLLDMQIVALTPVAETAQQFTEEYKTFASAIDTTRHELPIKNLHVEENREEFLDKALVCLNQSQCILEKYMKDVSTEGESTAACLKEIKSAAHEINQHLLSTSSDLLELSSLVSQEKVLVQQSLEEDKIGFNTVQSLFSD, encoded by the exons ATGAGTCTGTCCTTGTGCCACCCAGACCTGCTTCACCTAAAGTTGGTAGTGGCCACAAACACAGATTTGGCACACCGCCGAGACGGACATTACATGCTCCGCCTGATCAGAATTCCGTGT GTGATTTTAATCACTCTAAAACTCCCATCAGCAGTAATACCCGGCCTTTTAGAGTCATCAAGTCTTGGTGGAAATGTCTTACAGTCAACTGTCCTGGATGGTCACTGCATGCGTCCAGACTTTGATCTCTCCGTCATTAAAG AAAATACATCACCAGCATCACAACCAAGTGCAGTGGACCCCAGTGCTAAAAAAAGGAACCTGGAGTTAGAAACATTCCTGCTGGCCTTCCTCACTGCTAAG ATcgaaaacaacacacacaaacttaagGAAGAAGCAGAAAGAAACCTCTTCACTCtgatggaagaagaggaaaagcTGCGCTCAAAAATCATGAACAAGAAGCAGCAGTGTCTTCTTCTCaaaaagcagcagcagctcaaTGATTTACTCGACATGCAG ATTGTCGCGCTAACACCTGTCGCTGAAACCGCTCAGCAATTCACAGAGGAGTACAAGACGTTTGCGTCGGCCATAGACACAACGCGGCACGAGCTACCTATAAAGAACTTACATGTTGAAGAGAATAGAGAGGAGTTTCTGG ATAAAGCGCTTGTCTGTCTAAATCAGAGTCAATGTATCTTGGAGAAGTACATGAAAGACGTTTCCACCGAAGGAGAAAGCACTGCAGCATGtcttaaagagataaaaagtgCAGCACATGAGATTAACCAGCATCTGCTGAG tacatCTTCTGATCTGTTAGAACTGTCCTCACTAGTGAGTCAGGAAAAGGTGCTGGTCCAGCAGAGTTTGGAGGAAGATAAGATTGGATTTAATACAGTACAAAGTCTCTTTTCAGATTAA
- the haus8 gene encoding HAUS augmin-like complex subunit 8 isoform X3 — protein sequence MATKKTQSVRKVLKTSSQDSSNLTSVSDDSCGNNSGAKRKAKPSGTIVKSRYMQTEKKTVVKKTPNESVLVPPRPASPKVGSGHKHRFGTPPRRTLHAPPDQNSVLIPGLLESSSLGGNVLQSTVLDGHCMRPDFDLSVIKENTSPASQPSAVDPSAKKRNLELETFLLAFLTAKIENNTHKLKEEAERNLFTLMEEEEKLRSKIMNKKQQCLLLKKQQQLNDLLDMQIVALTPVAETAQQFTEEYKTFASAIDTTRHELPIKNLHVEENREEFLDKALVCLNQSQCILEKYMKDVSTEGESTAACLKEIKSAAHEINQHLLSTSSDLLELSSLVSQEKVLVQQSLEEDKIGFNTVQSLFSD from the exons ATGGCAACTAAAAAGACGCAATCTGTCCGGAAAGTGCTGAAAACTTCCTCACAAGACTCCTCTAA ttTGACATCTGTAAGTGATGACAGCTGTGGAAACAACAGTGGAGCAAAAAGAAAAGCCAAAC cTTCAGGGACAATTGTGAAGTCTCGTTATATGCAGACTGAAAAGAAGACTGTTGTAAAg AAAACACCAAATGAGTCTGTCCTTGTGCCACCCAGACCTGCTTCACCTAAAGTTGGTAGTGGCCACAAACACAGATTTGGCACACCGCCGAGACGGACATTACATGCTCCGCCTGATCAGAATTCCGTGT TAATACCCGGCCTTTTAGAGTCATCAAGTCTTGGTGGAAATGTCTTACAGTCAACTGTCCTGGATGGTCACTGCATGCGTCCAGACTTTGATCTCTCCGTCATTAAAG AAAATACATCACCAGCATCACAACCAAGTGCAGTGGACCCCAGTGCTAAAAAAAGGAACCTGGAGTTAGAAACATTCCTGCTGGCCTTCCTCACTGCTAAG ATcgaaaacaacacacacaaacttaagGAAGAAGCAGAAAGAAACCTCTTCACTCtgatggaagaagaggaaaagcTGCGCTCAAAAATCATGAACAAGAAGCAGCAGTGTCTTCTTCTCaaaaagcagcagcagctcaaTGATTTACTCGACATGCAG ATTGTCGCGCTAACACCTGTCGCTGAAACCGCTCAGCAATTCACAGAGGAGTACAAGACGTTTGCGTCGGCCATAGACACAACGCGGCACGAGCTACCTATAAAGAACTTACATGTTGAAGAGAATAGAGAGGAGTTTCTGG ATAAAGCGCTTGTCTGTCTAAATCAGAGTCAATGTATCTTGGAGAAGTACATGAAAGACGTTTCCACCGAAGGAGAAAGCACTGCAGCATGtcttaaagagataaaaagtgCAGCACATGAGATTAACCAGCATCTGCTGAG tacatCTTCTGATCTGTTAGAACTGTCCTCACTAGTGAGTCAGGAAAAGGTGCTGGTCCAGCAGAGTTTGGAGGAAGATAAGATTGGATTTAATACAGTACAAAGTCTCTTTTCAGATTAA